In one window of Macadamia integrifolia cultivar HAES 741 chromosome 2, SCU_Mint_v3, whole genome shotgun sequence DNA:
- the LOC122072046 gene encoding villin-1 isoform X3 has protein sequence MPFMLKKSSLNHNDVFILDTASKIFLFSGCKSSTQERAKALEVVQYIIENKHNGRCDVTTIEDGKFVADPDVGEFWSLFGGYAPIARDLPSTIQKNSEIPSVYLFWISAQGQLCQIGTDSDSLKKEMLDADKCYMLDCGTELFVWMGRSTSISERKKSISSIEDILGSQGRSKGTHITFLTGGSETAAFRSYFDGWPQTVENLYEEGREKVAAIFKHHGYDVKELPDEDWQPYINCSGTLKVWRVNGSELYLIPTAEQNKLFTGDCYIVQYIYPGDEKDELLFYAWLGCNSVTEDRVEAISHMNAMVDSNKGAAVLAQVVEGEEPVQFYSIFEILIVFKGGMSSRYKCFISEKEITDETSGEEKMALFRIQESGPNSMQAVQVDPVSGSLNSSYCYILQTGASVFTWIGNLSKIDFGLLYRILDVLNPTWQPVSVREGNEPDDFWNVLGGKVEYPRVKETKRYEEDPHLFTCTSTEGDFKVKEIYNFNQDDLTTEDVLVLDCYSEIYVWIGRHANIRSKQHALTLGMKFLEMDILVEGLSLKTPIYVVSEGYEPSFFTRFFHWDSSKARMHGNSFERKLAILKGQMQKMEAPQRSAWKANDTYSSGSYSDRSQIKTVSSDRLRRSVSPAFSSERLRRSASPAFSSDRLRRSVSPASPGSGSNFKASSNHKFSSSTPMSGELFSTASPDHDIADGSLVSVQVEEPSSMEKVSSTKVNGTEVGEGLETFPYERLKVMSNNPVTGIDLTKREAYLSHEEFQEKFGMTKKAFYELPKWRQNKHKRSLHLF, from the exons ATGCCGTTTATGTTAAAGAA GTCCTCCTTGAACCACAATGATGTATTTATACTCGACACGGCATCAAAAATATTCCTATTTAGTGGTTGCAAGTCAAGCACACAAGAAAGAGCTAAAGCTTTAGAGGTTGTTCAGTATATCATAGAAAACAAGCATAATGGGAGGTGTGATGTGACTACCATAG AGGATGGGAAATTTGTTGCTGATCCTGATGTTGGAGAGTTTTGGAGCTTATTTGGTGGCTATGCTCCCATTGCCAGGGACCTGCCTTCAACAATTCAGAAAAATTCTGAAATTCCTTCTGTATACCTATTCTG GATTTCTGCCCAAGGACAACTATGTCAAATTGGGACTGATTCTGATTCGTTAAAGAAAGAAATGCTTGATGCAGACAAGTGCTATATGTTGGACTGTGGCACTGAGCTTTTTGTTTGGATGGGAAGAAGCACCTCCATCAGCGAACGGAAGAAATCTATATCATCCATAGAA GATATACTGGGTTCTCAGGGCAGGTCAAAAGGCACCCATATAACTTTCTTAACTGGAGGCTCTGAAACTGCTGCATTTAGGTCATATTTTGATGGCTGGCCTCAGACTGTTGAAAACTTGTATGAAGAAGGCCGGGAGAAAGTAGCAG CAATTTTTAAGCACCATGGATATGATGTAAAGGAACTTCCAGATGAAGACTGGCAACCATATATAAATTGCAGTGGCACTCTAAAA GTTTGGCGAGTAAATGGTAGTGAACTTTATCTCATTCCAACTGCAGAACAGAATAAGCTTTTCACTGGAGACTGCTATATTGTGCAGTACATATATCCTGGAGATGAAAAAGATGAGCTCTTATTTTATGCATGGCTTGGTTGTAATAGTGTAACA GAAGACAGAGTTGAAGCAATCTCCCATATGAATGCAATGGTTGATTCAAACAAGGGTGCCGCAGTGTTG GCTCAAGTCGTTGAGGGTGAGGAGCCAGTTCAATTTTACTCAATATTCGAAATATTGATTGTCTTCAAG GGAGGAATGAGTTCACGTTATAAGTGTTTCATATCAGAAAAGGAAATCACAGACGAAACTTCTGGTGAAGAAAAGATGGCTCTTTTCCGCATTCAAGAATCGGGCCCTAATAGCATGCAAGCTGTTCAAGTTGATCCA GTTTCAGGTTCACTTAACTCATCCTATTGTTACATCTTGCAAACTGGAGCATCTGTTTTCACCTGGATTGGGAATCTttccaaaattgattttgggCTTCTTTACAGAATTCTGGATGTTTTAAAT CCCACATGGCAACCTGTATCAGTTAGGGAAGGTAATGAACCTGATGATTTCTGGAATGTTCTTGGTGGGAAGGTGGAATATCCAAGGGTAAAGGAGACCAAAAGATATGAAGAGGATCCACATTTGTTTACTTGTACCTCTACAGAAG GTGATTTCAAG GTAAAAGAGATCTACAACTTCAATCAGGATGATTTAACTACTGAGGACGTATTAGTACTGGACTGCTACAGTGAAATCTATGTCTGGATAGGGCGCCATGCAAATATTAGATCAAAACAACATGCTCTTACTCTAGGCATG AAATTTCTTGAGATggacattcttgttgaagggcTATCTTTGAAGACTCCTATATATGTTGTTTCAGAAGGATATGAACCATCTTTCTTCACGAGGTTCTTTCATTGGGATTCCTCAAAGGCACGT ATGCATGGTAACTCTTTTGAGAGGAAGCTTGCTATTTTGAAAGGACAGATGCAAAAGATGGAA GCACCTCAAAGAAGTGCATGGAAAGCAAATGATACATACTCCTCTGGATCTTATTCCGACCGTTCCCAAATCAAAACAGTCAGTTCTGACAGGCTTAGAAGAAGTGTATCTCCTGCGTTCAGTTCTGAAAGACTAAGAAGAAGTGCATCTCCTGCATTCAGTTCTGACAGGCTTAGAAGAAGTGTATCTCCTGCATCTCCTGGCTCAGGTTCAAATTTTAAGGCATCTAGTAACCACAAGTTTTCTAGTTCAACTCCAATGTCCGGGGAACTCTTTTCAACGGCTTCTCCTGATCATGATATTGCTG ATGGGTCATTAGTATCAGTACAAGTGGAAGAGCCAAGTTCCATGGAGAAAGTGAGTTCCACAAAGGTTAATGGAACTGAAGTTGGCGAGGGATTGGAAACTTTCCCATATGAACGATTAAAAGTGATGTCCAACAACCCAGTAACAGGAATAGATTTGACTAAACGAGAG GCATATCTATCCCATGAAGAGTTTCAAGAGAAGTTTGGGATGACTAAGAAAGCTTTCTATGAGCTGCCTAAATGGAGACagaacaaacacaagagatcCCTCCATCTTTTTTAG
- the LOC122072046 gene encoding villin-1 isoform X1 has product MSLLTDAVDAAFQGAGANTGLEIWCVENLQLVPVPKSSHGKFFSGSTYIVLNTVLLKSGLHQHDIHYWLGNNAKEDDSALVSEKALELDAALGSHAVQYREDQGQETGKFLSYFKPCIIPIEGVFSSGVQFNSETYQVSLLACKGDHAVYVKEVPFSRSSLNHNDVFILDTASKIFLFSGCKSSTQERAKALEVVQYIIENKHNGRCDVTTIEDGKFVADPDVGEFWSLFGGYAPIARDLPSTIQKNSEIPSVYLFWISAQGQLCQIGTDSDSLKKEMLDADKCYMLDCGTELFVWMGRSTSISERKKSISSIEDILGSQGRSKGTHITFLTGGSETAAFRSYFDGWPQTVENLYEEGREKVAAIFKHHGYDVKELPDEDWQPYINCSGTLKVWRVNGSELYLIPTAEQNKLFTGDCYIVQYIYPGDEKDELLFYAWLGCNSVTEDRVEAISHMNAMVDSNKGAAVLAQVVEGEEPVQFYSIFEILIVFKGGMSSRYKCFISEKEITDETSGEEKMALFRIQESGPNSMQAVQVDPVSGSLNSSYCYILQTGASVFTWIGNLSKIDFGLLYRILDVLNPTWQPVSVREGNEPDDFWNVLGGKVEYPRVKETKRYEEDPHLFTCTSTEGDFKVKEIYNFNQDDLTTEDVLVLDCYSEIYVWIGRHANIRSKQHALTLGMKFLEMDILVEGLSLKTPIYVVSEGYEPSFFTRFFHWDSSKARMHGNSFERKLAILKGQMQKMEAPQRSAWKANDTYSSGSYSDRSQIKTVSSDRLRRSVSPAFSSERLRRSASPAFSSDRLRRSVSPASPGSGSNFKASSNHKFSSSTPMSGELFSTASPDHDIADGSLVSVQVEEPSSMEKVSSTKVNGTEVGEGLETFPYERLKVMSNNPVTGIDLTKREAYLSHEEFQEKFGMTKKAFYELPKWRQNKHKRSLHLF; this is encoded by the exons GATGACTCAGCTTTGGTGTCAGAAAAGGCACTTGAGTTAGATGCGGCCCTCGGGTCTCACGCTGTCCAATATCGGGAAGATCAAGGTCAGGAAACGGGAAAGTTCCTATCTTACTTTAAACCCTGTATCATACCCATCGAAGGCGTGTTTTCTTCAGGGGTACAGTTTAACAGTGAAACCTATCAAGTCAGCTTGTTAGCATGCAAGGGAGATCATGCCGTTTATGTTAAAGAA GTGCCTTTTTCTAGGTCCTCCTTGAACCACAATGATGTATTTATACTCGACACGGCATCAAAAATATTCCTATTTAGTGGTTGCAAGTCAAGCACACAAGAAAGAGCTAAAGCTTTAGAGGTTGTTCAGTATATCATAGAAAACAAGCATAATGGGAGGTGTGATGTGACTACCATAG AGGATGGGAAATTTGTTGCTGATCCTGATGTTGGAGAGTTTTGGAGCTTATTTGGTGGCTATGCTCCCATTGCCAGGGACCTGCCTTCAACAATTCAGAAAAATTCTGAAATTCCTTCTGTATACCTATTCTG GATTTCTGCCCAAGGACAACTATGTCAAATTGGGACTGATTCTGATTCGTTAAAGAAAGAAATGCTTGATGCAGACAAGTGCTATATGTTGGACTGTGGCACTGAGCTTTTTGTTTGGATGGGAAGAAGCACCTCCATCAGCGAACGGAAGAAATCTATATCATCCATAGAA GATATACTGGGTTCTCAGGGCAGGTCAAAAGGCACCCATATAACTTTCTTAACTGGAGGCTCTGAAACTGCTGCATTTAGGTCATATTTTGATGGCTGGCCTCAGACTGTTGAAAACTTGTATGAAGAAGGCCGGGAGAAAGTAGCAG CAATTTTTAAGCACCATGGATATGATGTAAAGGAACTTCCAGATGAAGACTGGCAACCATATATAAATTGCAGTGGCACTCTAAAA GTTTGGCGAGTAAATGGTAGTGAACTTTATCTCATTCCAACTGCAGAACAGAATAAGCTTTTCACTGGAGACTGCTATATTGTGCAGTACATATATCCTGGAGATGAAAAAGATGAGCTCTTATTTTATGCATGGCTTGGTTGTAATAGTGTAACA GAAGACAGAGTTGAAGCAATCTCCCATATGAATGCAATGGTTGATTCAAACAAGGGTGCCGCAGTGTTG GCTCAAGTCGTTGAGGGTGAGGAGCCAGTTCAATTTTACTCAATATTCGAAATATTGATTGTCTTCAAG GGAGGAATGAGTTCACGTTATAAGTGTTTCATATCAGAAAAGGAAATCACAGACGAAACTTCTGGTGAAGAAAAGATGGCTCTTTTCCGCATTCAAGAATCGGGCCCTAATAGCATGCAAGCTGTTCAAGTTGATCCA GTTTCAGGTTCACTTAACTCATCCTATTGTTACATCTTGCAAACTGGAGCATCTGTTTTCACCTGGATTGGGAATCTttccaaaattgattttgggCTTCTTTACAGAATTCTGGATGTTTTAAAT CCCACATGGCAACCTGTATCAGTTAGGGAAGGTAATGAACCTGATGATTTCTGGAATGTTCTTGGTGGGAAGGTGGAATATCCAAGGGTAAAGGAGACCAAAAGATATGAAGAGGATCCACATTTGTTTACTTGTACCTCTACAGAAG GTGATTTCAAG GTAAAAGAGATCTACAACTTCAATCAGGATGATTTAACTACTGAGGACGTATTAGTACTGGACTGCTACAGTGAAATCTATGTCTGGATAGGGCGCCATGCAAATATTAGATCAAAACAACATGCTCTTACTCTAGGCATG AAATTTCTTGAGATggacattcttgttgaagggcTATCTTTGAAGACTCCTATATATGTTGTTTCAGAAGGATATGAACCATCTTTCTTCACGAGGTTCTTTCATTGGGATTCCTCAAAGGCACGT ATGCATGGTAACTCTTTTGAGAGGAAGCTTGCTATTTTGAAAGGACAGATGCAAAAGATGGAA GCACCTCAAAGAAGTGCATGGAAAGCAAATGATACATACTCCTCTGGATCTTATTCCGACCGTTCCCAAATCAAAACAGTCAGTTCTGACAGGCTTAGAAGAAGTGTATCTCCTGCGTTCAGTTCTGAAAGACTAAGAAGAAGTGCATCTCCTGCATTCAGTTCTGACAGGCTTAGAAGAAGTGTATCTCCTGCATCTCCTGGCTCAGGTTCAAATTTTAAGGCATCTAGTAACCACAAGTTTTCTAGTTCAACTCCAATGTCCGGGGAACTCTTTTCAACGGCTTCTCCTGATCATGATATTGCTG ATGGGTCATTAGTATCAGTACAAGTGGAAGAGCCAAGTTCCATGGAGAAAGTGAGTTCCACAAAGGTTAATGGAACTGAAGTTGGCGAGGGATTGGAAACTTTCCCATATGAACGATTAAAAGTGATGTCCAACAACCCAGTAACAGGAATAGATTTGACTAAACGAGAG GCATATCTATCCCATGAAGAGTTTCAAGAGAAGTTTGGGATGACTAAGAAAGCTTTCTATGAGCTGCCTAAATGGAGACagaacaaacacaagagatcCCTCCATCTTTTTTAG
- the LOC122071990 gene encoding cell wall protein RBR3 isoform X1 yields MNRSFRASESRMMASVQQRQPVRRLGTTMKEKEEELALFLEMRKREKERDNLLLQSSEEFDAPLGSKPGNSPMFKIVSPTPARKTGADDFLNSENDKNDYDWLLTPPGTPLFPSLEMESQKTFMSQIGTPKTRPASLKSRLANSQTEPAPRGNSLCRQPTSSPGLNSTTTVIRRPSSSGGSVSTASRSQTPTGRPTLTAPAKPSRPSTPTSRTTLPSSKSTAPARSSTPTTRSVARSSTPTARPTVLASKPISRSATPTRRTPTTSSVPRVSAPPGRSSSVTKSAPTTATKPVPSRGSSPTVKSRPWKPSEMPGFSLDVPPNLRTSLPERPVSASRGRPGAPTTRSSSVEAGSNGRIRRQSCSPSRGRTPNGSIHSSGSSVPAVSRSPSQSSDNVSPVVIGTKMVERVINMRKLAPPKRDDSHSIQNNSGGKSTSSPDSSGFGRTLSKKSLDMAMRHMDIRRSIPGNLRPLMTNIPASSMYSVRSGTTRSRTISVSDSPLATSSNASSEQSINNIALCLDVSEIDDDFGSERGG; encoded by the exons ATGAACCGCAGCTTTAGGGCTTCGGAATCACGAATGATGGCGTCTGTACAGCAGAGGCAGCCGGTGAGAAGGCTCGGGACGAcgatgaaagagaaggaagaggagctCGCTTTGTTTCTCGAGATGCGGAAACGCGAGAAGGAGCGGGATAACCTTCTTCTTCAGAGCTCGGAAGAGTTCGATGCTCCGCTGG GATCTAAACCTGGCAATTCTCCCATGTTTAAGATTGTCTCGCCGACACCTGCACGCAAGACCGGGGCTGATGATTTCCTGAATTCAGAGAATGATAAAAATGATTATGATTG GCTTCTTACACCACCTGGTACTCCACTTTTTCCCTCTTTGGAGATGGAATCACAGAAGACATTTATGAGTCAGATTGGAACTCCAAAAACGCGTCCCGCTTCATTGAAATCTAGG TTAGCAAATTCTCAGACTGAGCCTGCACCAAGGGGCAATTCATTATGCAGGCAACCGACTTCGTCGCCGGGGTTGAACTCTACTACTACAGTAATTCGAAGGCCTTCCTCATCTGGAGGATCAGTTTCAACTGCATCTAGATCTCAAACACCGACTGGACGACCAACATTAACAGCACCAGCTAAACCCTCAAGACCTTCCACACCTACTTCGCGGACCACCTTGCCTTCCTCTAAGTCCACAGCTCCTGCAAGATCTTCAACTCCTACCACAAGATCTGTGGCTAGATCTTCTACACCAACAGCAAGACCCACTGTATTAGCATCAAAGCCCATATCAAGGTCAGCGACGCCAACTCGTAGAACACCAACTACATCAAGTGTACCAAGGGTCTCTGCTCCTCCTGGGCGGTCTTCTTCAGTTACGAAATCTGCTCCCACAACAGCAACAAAGCCAGTTCCATCACGTGGCAGTTCTCCAACTGTAAAATCCAGACCATGGAAACCCTCAGAGATGCCTGGATTCTCACTCGATGTTCCCCCAAATCTGAGGACATCACTACCTGAAAGGCCAGTTTCTGCCTCTAGGGGTAGGCCTGGAGCTCCCACTACTAGATCATCCTCTGTTGAGGCTGGTTCCAATGGAAGAATAAGAAGGCAATCATGTTCTCCTTCAAGGGGACGGACTCCAAATGGTAGTATCCATAGCAGTGGAAGCTCAGTTCCTGCAGTGAGTCGATCACCCTCCCAAAGTAGTGATAATGTGAGCCCTGTTGTAATTGGAACGAAGATGGTTGAGAGGGTAATAAACATGCGAAAACTGGCACCCCCAAAGCGAGATGATTCACACTCTATCCAAAATAACTCTGGAGGGAAGTCAACATCATCCCCAGATAGCTCAGGCTTTGGAAGGACACTCTCCAAAAAATCCTTGGATATGGCAATGAGGCATATG GATATAAGGCGAAGCATTCCAGGAAACTTACGCCCATTAATGACGAACATCCCAGCTTCTTCTATGTATAGTGTTAGGTCAGGGACCACAAGAAGCAGGACAATTAGTGTATCAGATTCTCCTCTTGCCACAAGCAGCAATGCCAGTTCAGAGCAAAGCATCAATAACATTGCCCTTTGCTTAGATGTGAGTGAAATAGATGATGATTTTGGTAGTGAAAGAGGTGGTTGA
- the LOC122072046 gene encoding villin-1 isoform X2: MSLLTDAVDAAFQGAGANTGLEIWCVENLQLVPVPKSSHGKFFSGSTYIVLNTVLLKSGLHQHDIHYWLGNNAKEDDSALVSEKALELDAALGSHAVQYREDQGQETGKFLSYFKPCIIPIEGVFSSGVQFNSETYQVSLLACKGDHAVYVKEVPFSRSSLNHNDVFILDTASKIFLFSGCKSSTQERAKALEVVQYIIENKHNGRCDVTTIEDGKFVADPDVGEFWSLFGGYAPIARDLPSTIQKNSEIPSVYLFWISAQGQLCQIGTDSDSLKKEMLDADKCYMLDCGTELFVWMGRSTSISERKKSISSIEDILGSQGRSKGTHITFLTGGSETAAFRSYFDGWPQTVENLYEEGREKVAAIFKHHGYDVKELPDEDWQPYINCSGTLKVWRVNGSELYLIPTAEQNKLFTGDCYIVQYIYPGDEKDELLFYAWLGCNSVTEDRVEAISHMNAMVDSNKGAAVLAQVVEGEEPVQFYSIFEILIVFKGGMSSRYKCFISEKEITDETSGEEKMALFRIQESGPNSMQAVQVDPPTWQPVSVREGNEPDDFWNVLGGKVEYPRVKETKRYEEDPHLFTCTSTEGDFKVKEIYNFNQDDLTTEDVLVLDCYSEIYVWIGRHANIRSKQHALTLGMKFLEMDILVEGLSLKTPIYVVSEGYEPSFFTRFFHWDSSKARMHGNSFERKLAILKGQMQKMEAPQRSAWKANDTYSSGSYSDRSQIKTVSSDRLRRSVSPAFSSERLRRSASPAFSSDRLRRSVSPASPGSGSNFKASSNHKFSSSTPMSGELFSTASPDHDIADGSLVSVQVEEPSSMEKVSSTKVNGTEVGEGLETFPYERLKVMSNNPVTGIDLTKREAYLSHEEFQEKFGMTKKAFYELPKWRQNKHKRSLHLF; encoded by the exons GATGACTCAGCTTTGGTGTCAGAAAAGGCACTTGAGTTAGATGCGGCCCTCGGGTCTCACGCTGTCCAATATCGGGAAGATCAAGGTCAGGAAACGGGAAAGTTCCTATCTTACTTTAAACCCTGTATCATACCCATCGAAGGCGTGTTTTCTTCAGGGGTACAGTTTAACAGTGAAACCTATCAAGTCAGCTTGTTAGCATGCAAGGGAGATCATGCCGTTTATGTTAAAGAA GTGCCTTTTTCTAGGTCCTCCTTGAACCACAATGATGTATTTATACTCGACACGGCATCAAAAATATTCCTATTTAGTGGTTGCAAGTCAAGCACACAAGAAAGAGCTAAAGCTTTAGAGGTTGTTCAGTATATCATAGAAAACAAGCATAATGGGAGGTGTGATGTGACTACCATAG AGGATGGGAAATTTGTTGCTGATCCTGATGTTGGAGAGTTTTGGAGCTTATTTGGTGGCTATGCTCCCATTGCCAGGGACCTGCCTTCAACAATTCAGAAAAATTCTGAAATTCCTTCTGTATACCTATTCTG GATTTCTGCCCAAGGACAACTATGTCAAATTGGGACTGATTCTGATTCGTTAAAGAAAGAAATGCTTGATGCAGACAAGTGCTATATGTTGGACTGTGGCACTGAGCTTTTTGTTTGGATGGGAAGAAGCACCTCCATCAGCGAACGGAAGAAATCTATATCATCCATAGAA GATATACTGGGTTCTCAGGGCAGGTCAAAAGGCACCCATATAACTTTCTTAACTGGAGGCTCTGAAACTGCTGCATTTAGGTCATATTTTGATGGCTGGCCTCAGACTGTTGAAAACTTGTATGAAGAAGGCCGGGAGAAAGTAGCAG CAATTTTTAAGCACCATGGATATGATGTAAAGGAACTTCCAGATGAAGACTGGCAACCATATATAAATTGCAGTGGCACTCTAAAA GTTTGGCGAGTAAATGGTAGTGAACTTTATCTCATTCCAACTGCAGAACAGAATAAGCTTTTCACTGGAGACTGCTATATTGTGCAGTACATATATCCTGGAGATGAAAAAGATGAGCTCTTATTTTATGCATGGCTTGGTTGTAATAGTGTAACA GAAGACAGAGTTGAAGCAATCTCCCATATGAATGCAATGGTTGATTCAAACAAGGGTGCCGCAGTGTTG GCTCAAGTCGTTGAGGGTGAGGAGCCAGTTCAATTTTACTCAATATTCGAAATATTGATTGTCTTCAAG GGAGGAATGAGTTCACGTTATAAGTGTTTCATATCAGAAAAGGAAATCACAGACGAAACTTCTGGTGAAGAAAAGATGGCTCTTTTCCGCATTCAAGAATCGGGCCCTAATAGCATGCAAGCTGTTCAAGTTGATCCA CCCACATGGCAACCTGTATCAGTTAGGGAAGGTAATGAACCTGATGATTTCTGGAATGTTCTTGGTGGGAAGGTGGAATATCCAAGGGTAAAGGAGACCAAAAGATATGAAGAGGATCCACATTTGTTTACTTGTACCTCTACAGAAG GTGATTTCAAG GTAAAAGAGATCTACAACTTCAATCAGGATGATTTAACTACTGAGGACGTATTAGTACTGGACTGCTACAGTGAAATCTATGTCTGGATAGGGCGCCATGCAAATATTAGATCAAAACAACATGCTCTTACTCTAGGCATG AAATTTCTTGAGATggacattcttgttgaagggcTATCTTTGAAGACTCCTATATATGTTGTTTCAGAAGGATATGAACCATCTTTCTTCACGAGGTTCTTTCATTGGGATTCCTCAAAGGCACGT ATGCATGGTAACTCTTTTGAGAGGAAGCTTGCTATTTTGAAAGGACAGATGCAAAAGATGGAA GCACCTCAAAGAAGTGCATGGAAAGCAAATGATACATACTCCTCTGGATCTTATTCCGACCGTTCCCAAATCAAAACAGTCAGTTCTGACAGGCTTAGAAGAAGTGTATCTCCTGCGTTCAGTTCTGAAAGACTAAGAAGAAGTGCATCTCCTGCATTCAGTTCTGACAGGCTTAGAAGAAGTGTATCTCCTGCATCTCCTGGCTCAGGTTCAAATTTTAAGGCATCTAGTAACCACAAGTTTTCTAGTTCAACTCCAATGTCCGGGGAACTCTTTTCAACGGCTTCTCCTGATCATGATATTGCTG ATGGGTCATTAGTATCAGTACAAGTGGAAGAGCCAAGTTCCATGGAGAAAGTGAGTTCCACAAAGGTTAATGGAACTGAAGTTGGCGAGGGATTGGAAACTTTCCCATATGAACGATTAAAAGTGATGTCCAACAACCCAGTAACAGGAATAGATTTGACTAAACGAGAG GCATATCTATCCCATGAAGAGTTTCAAGAGAAGTTTGGGATGACTAAGAAAGCTTTCTATGAGCTGCCTAAATGGAGACagaacaaacacaagagatcCCTCCATCTTTTTTAG
- the LOC122071990 gene encoding cell wall protein RBR3 isoform X2: MMASVQQRQPVRRLGTTMKEKEEELALFLEMRKREKERDNLLLQSSEEFDAPLGSKPGNSPMFKIVSPTPARKTGADDFLNSENDKNDYDWLLTPPGTPLFPSLEMESQKTFMSQIGTPKTRPASLKSRLANSQTEPAPRGNSLCRQPTSSPGLNSTTTVIRRPSSSGGSVSTASRSQTPTGRPTLTAPAKPSRPSTPTSRTTLPSSKSTAPARSSTPTTRSVARSSTPTARPTVLASKPISRSATPTRRTPTTSSVPRVSAPPGRSSSVTKSAPTTATKPVPSRGSSPTVKSRPWKPSEMPGFSLDVPPNLRTSLPERPVSASRGRPGAPTTRSSSVEAGSNGRIRRQSCSPSRGRTPNGSIHSSGSSVPAVSRSPSQSSDNVSPVVIGTKMVERVINMRKLAPPKRDDSHSIQNNSGGKSTSSPDSSGFGRTLSKKSLDMAMRHMDIRRSIPGNLRPLMTNIPASSMYSVRSGTTRSRTISVSDSPLATSSNASSEQSINNIALCLDVSEIDDDFGSERGG; encoded by the exons ATGATGGCGTCTGTACAGCAGAGGCAGCCGGTGAGAAGGCTCGGGACGAcgatgaaagagaaggaagaggagctCGCTTTGTTTCTCGAGATGCGGAAACGCGAGAAGGAGCGGGATAACCTTCTTCTTCAGAGCTCGGAAGAGTTCGATGCTCCGCTGG GATCTAAACCTGGCAATTCTCCCATGTTTAAGATTGTCTCGCCGACACCTGCACGCAAGACCGGGGCTGATGATTTCCTGAATTCAGAGAATGATAAAAATGATTATGATTG GCTTCTTACACCACCTGGTACTCCACTTTTTCCCTCTTTGGAGATGGAATCACAGAAGACATTTATGAGTCAGATTGGAACTCCAAAAACGCGTCCCGCTTCATTGAAATCTAGG TTAGCAAATTCTCAGACTGAGCCTGCACCAAGGGGCAATTCATTATGCAGGCAACCGACTTCGTCGCCGGGGTTGAACTCTACTACTACAGTAATTCGAAGGCCTTCCTCATCTGGAGGATCAGTTTCAACTGCATCTAGATCTCAAACACCGACTGGACGACCAACATTAACAGCACCAGCTAAACCCTCAAGACCTTCCACACCTACTTCGCGGACCACCTTGCCTTCCTCTAAGTCCACAGCTCCTGCAAGATCTTCAACTCCTACCACAAGATCTGTGGCTAGATCTTCTACACCAACAGCAAGACCCACTGTATTAGCATCAAAGCCCATATCAAGGTCAGCGACGCCAACTCGTAGAACACCAACTACATCAAGTGTACCAAGGGTCTCTGCTCCTCCTGGGCGGTCTTCTTCAGTTACGAAATCTGCTCCCACAACAGCAACAAAGCCAGTTCCATCACGTGGCAGTTCTCCAACTGTAAAATCCAGACCATGGAAACCCTCAGAGATGCCTGGATTCTCACTCGATGTTCCCCCAAATCTGAGGACATCACTACCTGAAAGGCCAGTTTCTGCCTCTAGGGGTAGGCCTGGAGCTCCCACTACTAGATCATCCTCTGTTGAGGCTGGTTCCAATGGAAGAATAAGAAGGCAATCATGTTCTCCTTCAAGGGGACGGACTCCAAATGGTAGTATCCATAGCAGTGGAAGCTCAGTTCCTGCAGTGAGTCGATCACCCTCCCAAAGTAGTGATAATGTGAGCCCTGTTGTAATTGGAACGAAGATGGTTGAGAGGGTAATAAACATGCGAAAACTGGCACCCCCAAAGCGAGATGATTCACACTCTATCCAAAATAACTCTGGAGGGAAGTCAACATCATCCCCAGATAGCTCAGGCTTTGGAAGGACACTCTCCAAAAAATCCTTGGATATGGCAATGAGGCATATG GATATAAGGCGAAGCATTCCAGGAAACTTACGCCCATTAATGACGAACATCCCAGCTTCTTCTATGTATAGTGTTAGGTCAGGGACCACAAGAAGCAGGACAATTAGTGTATCAGATTCTCCTCTTGCCACAAGCAGCAATGCCAGTTCAGAGCAAAGCATCAATAACATTGCCCTTTGCTTAGATGTGAGTGAAATAGATGATGATTTTGGTAGTGAAAGAGGTGGTTGA